The nucleotide sequence cACCACGGAATTcaatgcagccatgaaaaggaaggaagtcatgtcctttgcagcaacatggatggagctggaggccatcatcctaagtgaactaactcagaaacagaaaatcaaagattaCATATTCACAGTTATAAGTGGCACTCATAGACataaagacagataataaactCTGAGGACTCCAAAACGAGCGATGGGAGAGGGATGAGGGTCGAAAAATTACCTATTCGATATAATGTTCACGATTTGGGTGATAGGTACACTAGAAGTCTACCATTATACAATATACCCATATAATAACATGCACATTTACTCATTGAATCTAAAATTAGAAGTGAGACAAAACTTCAAGTTACCTCTGGAACCAACAGCAAATAATTCTGTAGTTGATTAGTAATTCCTGCCATAGGCACAGGGAGAAGTAAAAAAGGCAGGAACATCAGGTATTTGCCATCCCACAATAGGGCAGATACTTGGGAACTGAGCAGATCTAAGCTCAAATCCTGACTTTGTCACTCACTAACTCTATGACAATGAAAATGCTACTTTATCTTTCTGGGTCTTCATTTCTTCTGTAAAAGGGGAGCTAATAATTTCTACCTTACAGGTTACAATGAGgattatattatatagtttatGAATGCCGTAAACTGAAGATCTCATATACattaagagctcaataaatgcttgttgtcattatttaatataaaaacagtAAGTTGTCAGAATTTTCCCTATTCAATAAGCTCTCTAATTCAATTAATTTCCCtgtggttttttttctgttttaacctccaaaatatttttgacaacatcaattttaaaaaattataattttagaaaatacaaaagtatgCATGGTTTCTAATTTTCTTGAAACATACCATTTTCTTCACCAGTTTTTAATCTTTCAAGTAAGCACTCATGCCCTGTGGATATCTTGGATCAGGATTTGCTGTTGTTTATTTGTACCTAATTTTCACTCCAATAAAATGGACTGGATACTATAGCAcggtattaaagaaaaaaaagaaagaaactaaggaGAGCACTTATCTAGACTATGGCTCtccaaacttttcctgtaaagagCCAAATTGtaactatttttggttttgtgtaatatatattctcTTTTGTTGCTGCTATTGTataaacaaatgcaaataaatttatattatgtaaacATGTTCCCACAGCTATGTACCAATAAAACTCTATTTACAAAGGTACATGATGGGTTGGATCTGACCCTGGGGCTGTAGTTTCCCTGGTGCAGACCAACTAACTCAGGAATGGATGAATGTCTGGCTCTTGTCCTTATTTGCAACTTGTCTACACTTTGCGCCTTTCCACACCTTCAAACACCAACAACATTCTTCATTTTAcgataataacagtaataatttttaaaagttcactttTATAAAAAACTTAATATGTGCTTGAAATCAAGAAAAACACATAGAGAAGCTCACATTTGTACCCCAAATCTATCTGCTATTTTATGGATTGAATATCATTCCCCCAAAATTTGCAGGTTAAACCCTAGCCCCCACAGTAactgtatttagagatagagCTATtagggaggtaattaaggttaaatggaATTATAAGGGAAAGACCCTAATCTAAcaggattggtgtccttataaaaagaggaagaaacaccaGAGATCTCTCTCTGAATGTGCACAAGGAAGGGTCATTTGAGGACATAGCAAAAAGGCAACCACCTGTAAACCAGGATGAGAGCCTTCACCAGAAACGGGATTTTCTGGCATCTAGGTCTTGGACTTTTCGTCTCCAGagtgtgagaaaatacatttttgttgtttaaaccacccagcctgtggtactttgttatagcagcagagcTAACTAGTGTAGTTGTGGCCTTCTTGATTGACTTTGACCAAGGTTACTCCAGTATCTAACCCAGTTAGATTATGAATGAGTCCTCAAATGACACTCGCTGAGGACCTTACTAATGATGATGTCCCAAACTGCTCTTTTCATAGAAAGAAGCAGAATAGGACATCCTGTTCTTTCCTGGGCACCATCCTGGCACAGAGATCCCCTTTTCTTTCCAGTACTGAAATTAATCTTTTAAGTAAATAACATATGACAATAAATCATTCTTCAAGCATgaagagagaacagagagaaagatTGTCACTTTTTGATAGGTGCCTGGAAAAAacatcaattaaaatatttttctttcttgatagaATTTTCATTTGACCATGTAAAAGTTTTTCTTGGATTATTTTGAGGGATGATGCGCTGTGTTGCTGCAAGTCATTCTAGgtactttattttaatttgttatagTGCTTTTAACTATTTCTTAAGTCTATGGACATCTTGCAttctacattattattattattattattattattattattattattattttgagatggagtttcggtctggttgcccaggctggagtgcagtggcacaatcttggttcactgcaacctctgcctcccgggttcaagcgattctcctttcagcctcctgagtagctgagattacaggcacgtgcaaccacgcctggctaattttttgtatttttagtagagacagagtttcaccatgttggccaggctggtctcaaactcctgaccttaggagatccacctgccttggcctcccaaagtgctgggattacaggcatgagccaccgcatgtgGCCTCTACCTTattttttaacatgtattttctACCCTCTTTCTCACTTCAGCAGACTTTTGCAATAGCCTTCTGCAATACACTTGTTTGTAATATGAATAATTCACATTCATAGGGGAAGGAGGTCATGGAAGACTTTCAGAATAAAGCTGCATCTTTACTGAGATGAGAAAAATTAGTATAGAGTTTGGAGagacaaaaattctaaaatggaaggaaaaaggggaagagaaggacCAAGAATGGATAAAGTGGTTGTGCTAGGAAGAGGGGGCAAGTGTAGAAGGGAAGGAGAGCAACACAAGGGCTGTATCTTTTacaatttgtttgttttcaaatgacCTCTTCAAAACACAGATCTGTTCAATTTCCCAACTCAAATTGGTTGAAAAATCCTACTCAGCAGCCAAACTTCATTAGTACAAAGCAAAACTAGGCAAACCTGAAATCTATGCATTCTCCTTGTCTTCCTCTTTCAGTTTTATCCTTCATGTAATCACCAAATTTGATAAACATTTGGTTCCAGCTATCATCCTTCCTTCCTGATTGACTACAACAGCTTTATAACAGATCTCAGTGCTGTactcttttctccttcattcccTTCTCCCCTGTGGTAATTATCTAAAATTAGGATTTGATGGTATTGTGCTTAAAACCTTGAAGTGGCTTCTTCTGACACATGAATGCTCTGTTTACCTCTTCAGCCTCAACACTTGTGTTGCTCTCCTTCCTGTCTACACTTGAATGATTTTCTGGAAATTGTTTCCACATGTCCCCTCTTCCTAACATAACCACTCTATCCATCCCtgctccttctcttcccctttttctttccactttaGAAATTTTGCCTCCCCAAACTCTATACTATTTTTTTTCATCTCGGTAAAGATGCTACTTTATTCTAAAAGCCTTCCATGACCTACTTCCCCATATGAatgtgaattatttattcatttgttatgCTCCTATAACACCCTGTTCTTACACCTATATTACCCACTGTCACTGTTTACTAGCTACTTATTTACAAGTTGGTCTGTCTCACTGGAATGTGACTTCTTTAAAAAGAGAcagtttattattgtttttatcccTACTGCTGAATGCGATGCTGGGCATGAAGCAATTGCTCATTAAAAGTTGTTGAGTAAACTTAGACCTTTaagataagaattttaaaaggaagtAATATTTAGGGCAGACACTCTCAGTTCTGATCAGTAACATAAAGCCTCTACAAGGATAGAGAAGGGaacttatttttcaaagaacttaggGATTCTGCATTCTCTTCCAGGTACAGATTAAAAATTGTTAGCAATGATGGAAACAGCTGGCATTGTTGGAAATAAGCTAGCTCCATGAAATATGAACTTATGAAATGTACCCATCTCCCTCTGAAGAAGGCTATAATCATGAGGTGGTTCTCAGAAATATTAGATAAGCTGCAGCTAAAAAGGAGGGCAAAGAGTAGCATGACCCCAGAAAAAATATCCTgttaagtgtatttttttttttgtaattaacaTTGTACTTTCAACtaattaattgttttttattagcTAAATACATAATGTGTAGTTGACAAAGAGCTCAATCAGGAAAAGGTATTTCTTTAAGGTTGATAAAATCCTGGATTGACAGAATTGGAAGAGACTTAGAGATAATTTATCCAATATCCTTAATACATGGAGATCCTGAAGCTGAGAGGAACAGTGATTTTCTGAGCAAACCTAAGTGAgtataaatcagaaataaaaatttaagtgaaTGGCTTGTAATCTCATGTTCTTTACACTACATCCTTTAGCCTCATGAATCCTAGTCTTgtgttctctgtataaataatattgtctATCTGATTGTGTTTTCAggcaaaaggaatggaatttgtATTCAGTGATCTTAGAAAATTGTTAGTTTTCTGCAGAAATGGTCACTTCTGCTTATTTGTAgaatatttcaattttatatcTACAGGACATGAGGTAGAAAAAGTACATTTGTAGATTTAATCCGCATATAGCAATGGGGTTAGTGATAAAAAGTGAATTCCAATGCCTTGACTTACATGAAAGAAATCCACAGGGTCAGTTATACAATGAAAGGTTGTCAGCTATTATATTCTTACTTTGGAATCAACTTTGTTCCTGTAGTTTTAAGTAAAAGGAGTTGGCAGAAATTCTACTGCTAAGATCTCTAAAAGTGAGCTCTTAAACATATTTGCTCATGTTCTAGCCTTTGTTTGTAGAACAGGCATTGAGGAGTTGAACAGGAAATGTGACATCATTCTTTAGCCAGGAGCTATTCTTATACACTCAGAAGAAGCAGCTGGATGAGCTCCAGCTGTAAGGTTTACTCAGGAACTTCTGGTAGGGATGCTCACCCTCAGATTagctgtcttagttcattttgttttgctataCAGAATATTTGAGGCTaggtaaattataaaggaaagagtttttgttttttttttttttttagctcattgtTCCACAAGCTAAGTTCAAGAGCATGGCACCACATCTggctggcttctggtgaggctaCATTCTGGGTCAAAACATGGTGGAGAAGCATTAAAGTGAGTGGCATGTTCAAAGAGATCTcatggcaacagagcaaggaagagagagaatctAGGAAGCTGAACTCAATTTTATAACACCTGCTTTCTGGTAACTAATCCAGTCCTTCAATagtgagaacccactcactacCAAGGGAGGACATTAATCTATTGatgagaaatacatatattttgggGTTCTCCAAGGCTCAAACACCTTCCACTAGGCCTCACCTCCCAACATTTACACATTGGAGATCAAATTGCAACATGACCTTTGGTATGTTTAAATGCCATGTGGTTTGGCATGTGCTTTTCCTTGACAAATGAAGCAAATACCCTATCTTGAGTTAACAGACAATCATCATTGAAAAGGTCAATCTTGGATGTGGGAGGGACCCTGCCTTGTTTGTGTATTTATACCTCTATGGGATAGACCACTCTTCTCTCTCTGGACTCCTTGGCTCAGAGCAGCATATCTCCATCATTGGCATTCACCATCACTATGAAGGGCTTCACTGCTTTTGCCATCCTTGGTCTAGCAGTCACTGCTTGGGCTACCTCGCCATATGGCAAGTCAGGGTTTCTTTCCAATAGTCACGTGTTTATGTTAACTGTAATATATTCAGCCttcattaaattataaatgttaatgTCTAAAGAAAATTTAGAAGGCATCTGTTTGAATTGGCCTGATTAACAAAAGTGAGTTGAGTCAGATCTTTAGTGTGAGGAAGAGAGACTGAGGAGATGGATAAAAGGATTCTGGCTGTATGTTCCATTCCTGAGCAGGATCCCTCAGGTTTATGACTTGCCCTTTCAGAAACAACCTATAAAGCTTTGGGACCATAACCTATGCCATCCTACCCAGAGGATGCCCACAGGAACTCCTGGACATCTGTGACAGCCCTTTCTCAATAAACAGAGCTTTCcccactggattttttttttttttaatcagagccACATGCATGTCTATCTTCATCCTGAGTTTGGACTTGCATGAAGAAATGGCCTCTTttagggctgggctgggcaaggACTGTTGCTGGGAAATGGGTTTTGGTTACCATGAACAATGGGGATTTAGCTTTGCACTTCTAACTGTGCAATTTGTTCTTTCTCCAACTGCTCCTCTTCAATTGATTCTTGCTTCGCTGTCTTCTGGTGATCAAACAAAAGGGACAAAGGTGAGTGCAACCTTCTCTGTGTGGTATTTGTAAAAATGAAGTCATAGTGAATGTGTAAATAGAGCTGTGAAAGTAGCTAAACTGGCTCACAGTGGATTCACGTAACTCCTCTGGAGGTAAAAACATGTCTGCTCTGCGCCTTCCTGGTGGTATTTCCTTCTCTAAAGCTTGCACAAGGAACCTCTTCTCAAAAGAACCGCAGATAAAGTAAACTTTTATCTTTgtatagtattttaaattttctgagcaTTTTTCACATTCCTTATTCTTTTAGACTTTCATTAGAATCCTTAAAGGAGAgattgatatttccttgttaaacAGAAAATTCCCTTATTATTTAGGCCATGTTCTGGTCTGTTTATTTCTGTAGCACAACACCTGGTCCATAGAAGTTCTTCAGATGTGTTTGTTGAAAAGCTGAAGAGGCTAGTTTTCTTTCCACTTCCTTCCCCTTCAACATCTTCATATAAGAATAGAATTTAATAATGGGAATACAGGGCATTATTTTTTGTTCCAACTATAGGTGAACTGTTCCAGATACATTAAAGGCTTAAAGACTGCATGCCCAAGAGACTGGAGACCAATATGTGGCACAGATCAGAAAACTTACAGTAATGAATGCATGTTTTGTATGCAAAACCAGTAAGTGTTATACTCAATTTGAAGCCccaactcttctttttttatgaTTATAAAGCCCACACTGGCCAAAATCTTGGTCTTTTAAAACATGGCTTGACAAATGCCACTTTTTGTGTGCTTCTTCAATACCCCATGCACATTGCTCTGTTAAAGttgtgaaaaagaaaagcttagCTATGTGTctaaagaaatatacatatatgtgtatatgtggatttacatatgtaaatatatatatgtgtatgtttgtgtactTGTTggaagtaatggcaaaaactgcaattacttttgtacatatatatacatatataaaatatatttgttattcaACCAAATTCTCATTCACATTATACACTATCTTTTGGGTATTAGCTGTTACCTATATGCATTTGATACCCACATTGCATTTAAGGAAACAGTCCCAAGCAGGAAATATATATTGGTCACATTTTCATGAATCTTCTATACTTTTCTTCCTCCACAGGAGAATTTTGAGGATAGCTATTTCTATTTAGGCTGTTAGCCATAGACACATAAAACCTTGTGAACTTATATGGAAATACATGACTTTGATCTATCCTTTAGAATTTGTGTTTCCTCTCATGATCATCTAGAAAAGTTGAGGGAAGAGAATGATAGTACAAATGAATAGTTGGAATTAGCATATCCCCACCACTACTAGCACTACAAGTTTAATATTAAGTCTTTACTTTTAACAAGATCTGAGACTTTAGAAGAATGAAACAATGATTATTACCAGCCTTCCAGTAGTATGAATTCAATACTTTATGATTCATGGTTAAAATCATGGGCTTTGG is from Pan troglodytes isolate AG18354 chromosome 4, NHGRI_mPanTro3-v2.0_pri, whole genome shotgun sequence and encodes:
- the LOC104006600 gene encoding double-headed protease inhibitor, submandibular gland-like; this translates as MKGFTAFAILGLAVTAWATSPYGKSGFLSNSHVFMLTVNCSRYIKGLKTACPRDWRPICGTDQKTYSNECMFCMQNQDQELQLRKLHEGKCIQCTRYSEACTMDYTPHCGSDGNVYSNRCTFCNAVVKSQGAIWLKNYGLC